One window of Triticum dicoccoides isolate Atlit2015 ecotype Zavitan chromosome 5A, WEW_v2.0, whole genome shotgun sequence genomic DNA carries:
- the LOC119301607 gene encoding dormancy-associated protein homolog 3-like, whose protein sequence is MGLLDQLWDDTVAGPRPDHGLGRLRKYASFSPSSAAAGTTAAAVPSADVAAPAVTRSITILRPPALSVTSPRSESGSGSAPSSPASVPDSPFGTATTPRGESGWSKLRRKGRMAADGIEASPGTPRSPTVYDWVVISSLDR, encoded by the exons ATGGGGCTTCTTGACCAGCTGTGGGACGACACAGTGGCCGGGCCGCGGCCGGACCACGGCCTCGGCAGGCTccgcaagtacgcctccttctcccCGTCCTCCGCGGCGGCCGGTACGACCGCCGCTGCCGTGCCGTCGGCCGACGTGGCGGCGCCGGCGGTGACGCGGAGCATCACCATCCTCCGCCCGCCGGCCCTGTCCGTGACGTCGCCGCGCAGCGAGTCCGGCTCCGGCTCCGCGCCCTCGTCCCCGGCCAGCGTCCCCGACTCCCCCTTCGGCACAG CAACGACGCCCAGGGGAGAGAGTGGCTGGAGCAAGCTGCGCCGCAAAGGCAGGATGGCCGCCGACGGCATAGAGGCTAGCCCGGGCACCCCCAGGAGCCCCACCGTCTACGACTG GGTGGTGATCAGTTCGCTGGACCGCTAA